CCACGGGAATGTTGCGGACCATTATCAAACATTACGCCGACAATGACCCCAGCCTGATGATGGTGTTTAACGCCACGGATGCGGAATTGCATGACCTGAATGAGGATACAACAAAATACGAACGCATTGCGACACCGGAACTGTCCACGGATTCCGTGCTGCTTCACATGCTGAGAACCGTTGTAAATCTGGAATCACAAAAATCCATTGAGATCAGCGATTCCATTCTGGAAGATATCATCCAAAAATCCGATGCCCATATGCCGAAAACAGCATCGCGCATGATCCGTGCCACCGATGTTCTGTTGTCCGCCGTTGCGGATGCAGAATTGAAGGGCCACGACACGCTGACATACGAATCTGTCTGCGTCGCCGTTGCCGCACGGTCGAAAAAACCACTCGAAACGATCAATGGTGACGGGGCCAGCCGCTACACCAACCTGGCCGAAAAATTGTCCGGCAAGGTTTTTGGACAGGACGAAGCCATCAAGATCGTTGCCGACACGCTGGAACTGGTTGGGCATGGATTGCATGATCCAAAACGCCCGTTTGGCGTATTTTATATGACCGGCCCGACCGGCGTCGGGAAAACCGAATTGGCCAAAGTTCTGGCCGATACGCTGGGCACCGACCTGATCACCGTCAACATGGCGGATTTCAGCGGCGAACATACCATCAGCCGCCTGCTCGGCTCCCCCCCGGGCTATGTCGGATATGGTGATAAGACCGCATTGGAAGACGTGGCACAGAAACCCTATGCCGTCATCCTGATCGATGAGGCCGAAAAAGCCCACCGCACCGTCGACAACGCATTCATGAAGATCATGGACGAAGGGGAACTGACCCTGCTCAACGGCAAACATATCGACTTCCACAACACGGTTTTAATGTTCACCAGTAACCTGGGGGCCCGTGACGCCGAAGAGGCTGGGAAAAAGAACGGTATCGGGTTCAGCGCCAGCAATGGGCAGACTGAACGCGATCAGGCCAGCAAGGAAGCCCGTACCAAAGCCATTCAGGAAACACTGAAACCGGAATTCCGCCAGCGCGCAACATTGATCGACATGAACAGCCTGACGCCGGATTCCGTGCGATCCATTGCCTTTAAAAAGATCAATGAGGTGTCCGATCGCCTGCGCCAGAACAAGGCCTATGCGAATATGGACATCGACCTGACCCAACAGGCCATGGATGAATTGATGAAAATTGGTTATGACCGCGCCAGCGGCGCACGCCACATGGAACGGGCCATCCGTGACAATGTGAAGGTACCGCTGGTCCACTGGCTGAACAAAAACGCAGACCAAGTCGCTGGCAAAGATTGCACCCTGGTCATTGAAAGCGTTTTGAAAGACAGCTTCCGCGCCAGCGTCACGCAAAATGCAAGGGCCGTGAACGACAACAGCGAGGGCAGGCCCCAACGCCGCCCGGCCGCACGTACGCAGCCAAGCCCCCCGAAACCGGAATAATCACAAAAGCCCGCCCCAAACAGGCGGGCTTTTTGCTGGCACCATCCGGGAAAAGCGGCAGAAACCATAGACTTTTTGGCATCTTCCCCAGCCTCGTACTTTTTTATAAAGATATTTCTTGCCCCATACCAAAGCTTTATGTAAATTAAAGCCCAGAGAAAAGACAAAAACCGCGTAATTTATAAGCGTTATCAGGGAGATAAAGAATGGCCGAGACCGCCCGCGAAACCACCCTTCTGAGCATCTTCAACACCATTGAAGCCGTCATGGCCCAGATGCAAACGCTGGATAAACATCCAGGGGTTCTGACATTCCTGGAAAGCGCTCCGACGGACCTGGTTCAAGGCCGCACCCTTAAAGAAATTGTTGCAGATGATTTGATGGAGCTTCACGCCCTCGTCTTCAAAGATGTGTCTGCCGATGGGCGAAATGCCGATTTTTATTTCCAACTGATGCAACACCGCCATCAAGCCATGGTGTCTCGCCCCGATGCGGATATGACGTTGCGTTACAACGCCGACAAAAAGGCAGAGACAAAACAAAGCGCCTATATCCCCATGGCCCTGCGTCTGACGAAAGACGTTCCGTCGATGGTGCAGGTTTACACCTATCTGCAAGACAGCTTTGAACAACTCAGCGGCGGATTTGGACAGATTTTGTTCAGCAACGACGCCATGGTGTCCTATCAGGCCGCCAATGAGGCTGTCAGCGCCCTGCAACAAAGCGATGATAGCGGGACAAAGAAAAACCTGGCCTTCGTCCACGCGGATGACAGCAAGATCTCGAAAAAATTGCGCTCGCTGTTGAATGAATATGCGTCCGACTTCACAATCGAAGCCAAAGATCTGGACGACAATCATGGCCGTGACGAAGACGTCAAACGCCTGTCCCGTGTATTGCTGCAACAAAAAGGGGCCAGCGCCCTGCTCCATGGCGGCGAAGGCATTGGCAAGAGCACTGTGGTCAAAGCCCTGGCCAGAAACATGGCCGAAGGCAAAGGCCCCGGTCAGATGAAGAATGGCAGCATTTTCAAATTGAATCTGGCCGACATGCTGTTTAACGGCCCGTCATCGGTTATCGACAAAAAACCGCAGGTGAAAGACGTCCTGCTGGATATTTTGAACAATGTGGCCGATCACAACGCCAAAAACCCGAAAGAACCCGTTATCCTGTATATCGAGGACTTTGGAAATTCGACATCGGCATTGAAAGAAAATATGACAGCCCTGCGCGCGCTGATCGCCCACGAATTGTCCCAGAACAAAGACCTGCATTTGATTGCCAGCGCGACAGACCAGGAAATATTCCTGATCAAAAAACAATCGCCGGATGTTGCAGCCGTATTTGAAACACTGAAACTTCAAGAACTGCCCGCCGATATTGCAATGATACAATTGCAACGTCATGCGGAAAAAATTTCCAACTATCACTCGGTTGAAATTACACAGGACGCTTTGGATCATATCGCGGCAAAAACCGATCGTTATATGCCCAACCAATTCCGCCCCGGAAAAGGCATCGGCATTTTGCTGTCCGCCGTTGCGGAAAGCGAGCTGAACAATGAATCCACGCTGAGCATTGCGACGATTGATAACATCATCGCCGAAAAAACAGGCCTGCCGCTGGCTTTAATCGGCGGATCGGCATCGGATCGCATCGAAAATCTGGGCGATACTTTGTCCCAACGGATTTTCGGCCAGGACGAAGCCGTAACAAAAATTTCCAAAACCATTGGGTTGGTGAACCGCAATTTGCACGACCCGAAAAAGCCGCTGGGCGTCTTCTACCTGATGGGCAGCAGCGGCGTCGGGAAAAGCGAGCTGGCAAAATCCTTGTCGGAATCGCTGTTTGTCGATGAAAAAGCACTGATCACCGTGAACCTGGCCGACTTCGCCGAAAAACACACGGTCAGCCGCATCGTCGGTTCCCCGCCGGGCTACATTGGTTACGGTGAAGAAACCGCGCTGGAAGCCGTGGACAAAAAACCCTTCTCTGTCGTGCTGTTCGACGAAGCCGAAAAGGCCCACCCGGAAGTGGACAACGCCCTGATGAAAATCATGGATGAAGGCGAGCTGACCCTGCTGAACGGCAAGAAGCTGAACTTCCGCAACTGCGTCCTGATCTTCACCAGTAACTTGGGGGCAACCGCAGCCCAAAATGCCGCCGATGAAATCAAGGAAAAGGCGACAATTGGCTTCACCGCCCCTTCGAGAGAAGATCGCGAAAACGATGCCCAAAAAGCCGCCGCGAAAGAACGGTTACAAGCCGCGAAAGACCGCCTGAAACCGGAATTCCGCAACCGGGCGACCTTTATCGACATGAAGGATCTGACGCCGGAGGTTGTCCGCACCATCGCGCTGAAGAAAATCGACGGCGTGTCGGCCAGCCTGCGCCAGAACAAGCTCTATGCCGGATTGACGGTCCAGCTGTCCGACAATGCGCTGGATGAGTTGATGAGCGTTGGCTTCGACGCCAAGAACGGGGCCCGCCCGATGGATCGCGCCATCCGCGATTACGTCAAGGTTCCGTTGGCCGATTGGTTGAAGCAAAACGAAGCCGATCTGGCCGGGGAAGCCAAAACCCTGACCGTCGACAGCGTGAAAGACAGCTTCGCCGTGACAGCCACCGCGACCGCCGCCAACCAGAACAAGGCCGAGACCGCCAAACCGGTCACCCGCAAACCGAACGGCCCGGCGGCGCAGCCGGCTTAATAGAGCACAGTTTTAACACCACCTCGCCCCCGGCTGGTCACCCTGCCGGGGGCTTTTTATGCCCATGGGGCCAAAAAGCCCCTAGCCAAGCCGCCCCCGAATCCCATATACATGGAAAGCCAGAGTAGAACTTTTCGGGAACATTTCGCACTATGTTAAAGACCATCAGCATCCGCGGCGCGCGGGAACACAACCTGAAAGACGTCAATGTCGACATGCCGCGCGATTCCCTGATCGTGATGACGGGCTTGTCCGGCTCGGGCAAATCCTCCCTCGCCTTTGACACGATTTATGCCGAGGGGCAGCGCCGTTACGTTGAAAGCCTGTCGGCCTATGCCCGCCAGTTTTTGGAGCTGATGCAAAAGCCGGATGTGGATTCGATCGAGGGCCTGTCCCCCGCCATTTCCATCGAACAAAAAACCACCAGCCGCAACCCGCGATCCACCGTCGGCACGGTGACGGAAATTTACGATTATATGCGCCTGCTCTGGGCGCGCGTTGGCGTGCCCTATTCCCCCGCGACCGGATTGCCGATTGAAAGCCAGACGGTCAGCCACATGGTCGACCGCATCATGGACATGGGCGAAGGCACGAAACTGTATCTGCTCGCCCCCATCGTGCGCGGGCGCAAGGGTGAATATAAAAAGGAACTGGCCGAACTGCGCGCCAAGGGATTCCAGCGTGTGAAAATTGACGGCACGCTGTATGAAATTGATGAAACCCCTGCGCTGGACAAGAAAATCAAACACGACATCGAAATTGTCGTGGACCGGATTATCGTGCGCCCCGATCTGGGCAACCGTCTGGCCGACTCGGTCGAAACCGCGTTGAAAATGGCCGACGGACTGCTGATTGTTGAGAACGCCGAAAGCGGCGAACAAACGCTGTTTTCGGAAAAATTCGCCTGCCCGGTATCCGGCTTTACCATTCCCGAAATTGAACCGCGTTTGTTTTCATTCAACAACCCGCACGGCGCTTGCCCGACATGCGACGGGCTGGGTGTAAAATTGTTGTTTGATGAATCTTTGGTCGTACCGGACCCGTCAAAAAGCATGGAAGACGGCGCGATTGATCCGTGGTCGAAGAATTTCAG
The genomic region above belongs to Micavibrio aeruginosavorus EPB and contains:
- a CDS encoding AAA family ATPase, which gives rise to MVLTQHSENHLKTFASISVIAEQVGALPTHFPDLNDSLKTLPQDVVRGRSFHEIVIDDFLELYACIAKDLSADKAYPEFYGEIMRHRNGETIVPETAQEFLAAHIEQVRKDASPSYNMECVGLLELSPKGQEVIPTVAGLFKTMARLFGQLHLSDEAIQTNSLAEGLAAAMEQIYPEPTETPAQSAEAQAVSTDDFGPEEDAHDVLSIYGINIAENIAKPPQAPEFDGAIETLSRVLLRPHGAQALLHGKDYSNARILVDILAHKMAAGEGPGYLKDASIYRISLTEMLLKSADSGPAGQSAKSMLSDVLDTTSAHNLDNPDEPIILHFDDYGCAQKPLSYDAMMMDSTGMLRTIIKHYADNDPSLMMVFNATDAELHDLNEDTTKYERIATPELSTDSVLLHMLRTVVNLESQKSIEISDSILEDIIQKSDAHMPKTASRMIRATDVLLSAVADAELKGHDTLTYESVCVAVAARSKKPLETINGDGASRYTNLAEKLSGKVFGQDEAIKIVADTLELVGHGLHDPKRPFGVFYMTGPTGVGKTELAKVLADTLGTDLITVNMADFSGEHTISRLLGSPPGYVGYGDKTALEDVAQKPYAVILIDEAEKAHRTVDNAFMKIMDEGELTLLNGKHIDFHNTVLMFTSNLGARDAEEAGKKNGIGFSASNGQTERDQASKEARTKAIQETLKPEFRQRATLIDMNSLTPDSVRSIAFKKINEVSDRLRQNKAYANMDIDLTQQAMDELMKIGYDRASGARHMERAIRDNVKVPLVHWLNKNADQVAGKDCTLVIESVLKDSFRASVTQNARAVNDNSEGRPQRRPAARTQPSPPKPE
- a CDS encoding AAA family ATPase, producing MAETARETTLLSIFNTIEAVMAQMQTLDKHPGVLTFLESAPTDLVQGRTLKEIVADDLMELHALVFKDVSADGRNADFYFQLMQHRHQAMVSRPDADMTLRYNADKKAETKQSAYIPMALRLTKDVPSMVQVYTYLQDSFEQLSGGFGQILFSNDAMVSYQAANEAVSALQQSDDSGTKKNLAFVHADDSKISKKLRSLLNEYASDFTIEAKDLDDNHGRDEDVKRLSRVLLQQKGASALLHGGEGIGKSTVVKALARNMAEGKGPGQMKNGSIFKLNLADMLFNGPSSVIDKKPQVKDVLLDILNNVADHNAKNPKEPVILYIEDFGNSTSALKENMTALRALIAHELSQNKDLHLIASATDQEIFLIKKQSPDVAAVFETLKLQELPADIAMIQLQRHAEKISNYHSVEITQDALDHIAAKTDRYMPNQFRPGKGIGILLSAVAESELNNESTLSIATIDNIIAEKTGLPLALIGGSASDRIENLGDTLSQRIFGQDEAVTKISKTIGLVNRNLHDPKKPLGVFYLMGSSGVGKSELAKSLSESLFVDEKALITVNLADFAEKHTVSRIVGSPPGYIGYGEETALEAVDKKPFSVVLFDEAEKAHPEVDNALMKIMDEGELTLLNGKKLNFRNCVLIFTSNLGATAAQNAADEIKEKATIGFTAPSREDRENDAQKAAAKERLQAAKDRLKPEFRNRATFIDMKDLTPEVVRTIALKKIDGVSASLRQNKLYAGLTVQLSDNALDELMSVGFDAKNGARPMDRAIRDYVKVPLADWLKQNEADLAGEAKTLTVDSVKDSFAVTATATAANQNKAETAKPVTRKPNGPAAQPA